A window of uncultured Methanoregula sp. genomic DNA:
CGGGCAGGGGGGGATGTCACCGTCCTGGACAATGCCGTGGTTCACTCGGTGGATGCCGGCGGGAAAGTGATCCTCCGCACCGGTGTCAGCGTCGGGGATGTGACAAGCCGGGACACGATCGTAGTTCACGGCCACATAAAGAGCGGGAACCTAGTTGGCAAGAACATGAAGGTCCTCGGGAATTAAGGCAGGATCGATTCCGAGAATTGCCACTTCATAGACATCCGGCCAGTTCACGATTGTCTCGACGCAGCCCTCTTTTAAGGTGACAACTCCCATCACGACAAGACCCATCTTGTCGGCCATGTCGATGCCTTCCTTGACTTCAGCAAGACACCCTACCCCGATGATGGCTTTCGGGCGGTACTTCTTGACCATCCTTTTTATGAACGATGAACCGGGGACGATGAAGATCCTGTACCCGAGACGTTCGAGCAGGACCCTGGCTTCGCCAACGCTGCACTGGCCGCAGCTGCGGCACTTGAGGCCTTCCGGTGTGAGGTGGGCCGGGCACTGGGAGGATCGTAAGCACTGGGGCATGAAGACCGCTCGCTCATTCACGGGAATCCGCTTGAAATCCGCAGTGTTCATGGAATTGTGCAGTTTGATAAAAAAGGCAAACATCTCCCGGTCCTCAAGTCCCAGGAGCCGGAACATGGCTTTCATCCACCCTTCGAGGAAGACGAGCCCGGCTTTTATGACCCTCGGGAAGTAGAGTTTTCCTTTTCTGATGGAATAGAGCGATATGACCACGAGGACGAACGCTATGGCGACAGCCCCGAGTATGAGAAGGACGGTGATTTCCCCGATGAGATACATCAGGTGATTCCAGGTAGCGTAATCGAAATCCATGGTCTCAAGTTTAGTTGTGAATCATATCGTGCCCGTACGGGATAAAAGTGCGGGGATATCCAGCGGGGGCCGGACAACCCCGTGCTCTGTCACAATGGCAGTGACCAGTTCCATGGGCGTTGCATCGAACGCCGGGTTCCTGACGTGTGCCCGGTCGGGAACAAAGACCCGGTTGCCCATGGTAGTCACTTCCTCCCGGCCCCGCTCCTCGATGACAACATCCCGCTCGCATTTGTCCTTATCGAATGTCGAGAGGGGTGCCACCACATAGAACGGGATTTTGTGGTGGCTCGCGCAGACCGCGTGCATGTAGGTCCCGATCTTGTTGAAGACGGCGTCCCGGGTGATCCGGTCTGCCCCGACAACAACGGCATCGATAGCCCCGGCCCGCATGAAGTGGGCAGCCATGGAATCGGTGATGGTGGTGACATCGATCCCGTCCTGCGCAAGCTCCCACGCGGTCAGCCGGGCCCCCTGGAGAAGCGGCCGTGTCTCGCAGGAGATGACCCTGACGTTCTTACCCTCTTCGACTGCCGAACGGATCACCCCGAGAGCTGTTCCCCATGAAGAACAGGCAAGAGCCCCGGCATTGCAGTGCGTGAGAACCGTGCAGGTATCGGGAAGGAGAGCAGCGCCGTGTTTTCCTATGGCATGGCAACATTCCGTATCTTCGCGGGCTATTGCCTCCGCATCCTTAATGGCTATCTGGCGGGCGGTGCGGATATCGTCTACCGGCATTATTTTTTTCAGTACCCGGTCAATGCCCCAGGCAAGATTGATGGCGGTCGGGCGGGTTGACCTGAGCAGGGCGGCTGCAGCCTGAACTTCTCCTGCAAAAACCCGGGGATCCTCCTTTGTGCAGGCAACTGCCGCCAGGGCAACGCCGTAGGCTCCTGCAACCCCGAGAGCCGGCGCTCCCCGGATCTCGAGCCTGCGGATGGCGGTGGCGAGTCGGTCAACGGATGTGCACTCGATGATGGTGAATTCACCGGGCAGGACCGTCTGGTCGATATAGCGGATGCTCTGCGAGGTGGCGTCCCACCAGAGCGTTTTTGTTCCTTCCGTCACGTGGATCGCGTCCTGATGGCATCGATATAGGCCCGCATGGCCGCAGACTCTCCCGAAGCTACGGTGTCCGGGATATCCCGGGGTGCGGTTGCGGTACCGGCAACATAGATCCCCGGGCGGATCGTTCCCACCGTATCCACCGCATCGTTGACGGGGCGGAGGAACCCGGAGTCCTCGACCGGAATACCGAATTTACCGGCGATCTCTGCGGTTCCGCTGGCAGGTCCGATCCCAACCGAGAGGACGACGAGATCCGGGTGGAGAGTCTGCACTTCAGCGGTTTCAGAGTTCTCGACCTGGAGGATCATGCCGTTTTTATCCGGGAGAACATCGGAGGGCATGCCCCTCAGGAACCGGATGCCAAGCGCTTTTGCCCGCTCGAAATACTCCTCGTACCCTTTGCCATAGGAACGGATGTCCATGTAGCAGATGGTGATCTCCATCTGCGGGTTCTTCTCCTTGATGAGCATCGCGTTCTTCAATGCCTGCATGCAGCAGACACAGGAGCACCAGGGCCGCTTTACTGTCATGTCCCGGGAGCCGACACACTGGACAAAGATGATCGACTCCGGGATTTTACCATCGCTGAGACGTCTTATCTTCCCGCCGGTCGGCCCGCTCGCGTTGATCATCCGCTCCAGCTCCATGCTCGACACAACATCCGGAAGAACGAGGTGACCGAACTGGGATTTTGTCCCTGCATCGAAGACCGAATACCCGGTGGTGATGACAATACTTGCTGCCTCCACTACGTGGGTCTTATCAGAGTCTTTTCGCAGTACCGCACCGGGCCCGCACTCATCGTAACAGAGGCCGCATTCGATGCAGTGCTCCGGGTCCTTGATCACGAGATCCGGCACAACCTGCGGGTGGGGCTTGTAGATGGCCTTGCGGACGCCGATCCCTGCATCGAACCGGTTGTATACTTCGACAGGGCAGATCTCGATGCAGTCCCCGCAGCCGGTGCAGGCATCTTCATCGATATACCGCGGGTGTTTTTTCAGGGTGACCCGGAAATGGCCGACTTCCCCCTCGATATTCTCCACTTCCGTGCAGGTGTGGATGGTGATGTTCGGGTGGCGTGAAACATCGACCATCTTGGGGGAGAGGATGCACATCGAGCAGTCGTTTGTCGGAAACGTCTTATCGAGCTGCGCCATGTGTCCCCCGATCGTCGGTTCGCGTTCGACAAGGTCGACGTGGATTCCGTGGCCGGCAATGTCGAGGGCAGCCTGGATGCCTGCTATCCCGGCACCGATGACAACAACGTTACCCATGGCTGGCGTAATCTCCTGCAAGTTCCACGTAGGATGCTGCGTTTTTTAAGATATGCTCTTTCTGGGCATCGCTTGCCTGCTTGAGTACTTTACCTGGAACCCCGAGCACCACGGATCCCTCCGGCACGATCATTCCCTCGGTAACTACGGCCCCGGCACCGATAACGGTTTTTTTTCCGATCTTTGCGCCATTGAGAACGATTGCCCCCATGCCAACAAGAACCTGGCTCTCGATAGTACAGCCATGGAGAATGGCCCCGTGGCCTACCGAGACATCGTTTCCGATGGTGACCGGAAACCCTTTGCTTGTGTGCACAACGCAGTTGTCCTGGATATTGGACCGGTCCCCTATGCTGATCCGGTCCTTGTCAGCCCGGATCACGGCCCCGAACCAGATTCCTACCTGTCTGCCGAGGGTGACATCACCGATGACCGTAGCATTCTCCGCCTGAAAAAGCGGCACGCCGGAGACCTTGGTATCCATATGCATAATAACATAGGAAATTAAGAATCAAAGAGTATGAAGGTTATGGTAGGGGGTACCTTCGATCCGCTCCATGACGGTCACAAGCAGCTGCTGGGCCGGTCATTCGAACTTGCGGGAAGCGGCGGGCAGGTCACCATCGGGCTGACCACCGATGCCTTTGCCAGCCGGAAAGTCCACCCCATACGATCTTTTTCGGTCCGGAAGAATGAACTCGAAGATTTCATCACCAGGAGCGGGTATCCGGCCTCCTGGCATATCGATCCCCTGAACGATCGTTTTGGCCCGGCGATCGATGCGGATTTCGATGCTATCGTGGTATCGGAAGAAACCCTTCCCGTTGCCGTTGAGATCAACAAGCTCCGCAGGGAGAAAGGGGCAAAAAAAGTGGATATCCACCAGATAAGCTGCGTGCTTGCCGATGATGGGCGCTGGATTTCGAGTACCCGGATCTACCGGGGCGAGATCGATATCCACGGCCACCTGCTCCACTAGGCACGTTTCCTGTTTTTAAAAAGCCCGTACCCGCAAACAGGCGGATAAATAAAAAAGATTATTTTCTGGTCAGGCCTACTGCCGCGAGAAGCCCGATGGAGAGGGCTGCAATGGTGACCGTTGTCGGCATTGGCGACTTGGTCGGTGTTGCTTTCGGCGCTGCGGGTGCTGCAGGGGTGTCTGAAACCGCTGCAACGGTTGTCTGCGCGATTGCAGGTGTGGTGGTAACCGCAGGCTGGGCTGCTGCCGGGGCGGCATTGCCGCTCTTGAACATAGTGTCGCTGCCGTACTCGTTTGTTGCAGTCAGGCTCACATCATATGCTCCTTCACGGAGGTAGATGTGGCGCGGGTTCTGCTCGGACGAGGATGTTCCGTCGCCAAAGTCCCAGCTCCATTTGGTCGGGTTTCCGGTTGAGATATCCTTGAACTGCACGATGAACGGGGCTTTTCCCTGCTGGCGGTCAGCAGTGAAGTCTGCAACCGGTGCAAGGGTTGTCACAATATATCCGACTTTAGCTGTTGTGTCCTGCCCGTTGGCATTCGATGCTGTCAGGGAAACGGTGTAGACTCCCAATGTGGTATAGGTATGCTGGGGGTTCTGCTCGGCTGAGGTTACACCATCGCCGAAATCCCACTTCCATGCAGTCGGGCTGCCTGAGGAGTCATCCGTGAATTTGACCGTTAACGGAGAACCGCCGCGGGTCTTGTCAGCAATGAAATCTGCACGGGGGATGTTCAGGACCGTGATGTATGCCCTCTTGGTTGCCGTGTTGGTGACCGAGGGGTTGGATGCAGTCAGGGTGACATCGTATGTTCCGATTGCACGGTATGCATGGTCGGGTTTCGAGCCGGTTCCTACACTTCCGTCGCCAAACTCCCATACCCAGTCCGTGGGGGAATTCTTGGAGAGATCGGTGAACGTGACGATCCTTCCGACACCAACAACGGTCTTGTCAGCAACGAAGTCCACTGCTGCACCTTTTCCGACCGTGATGAGATCTTTCCTGGTCTTCGTGTCGGTCCCGAACGCATTCTTCACGGTTAAGGAGACCGTGTAGGTTCCTTCACTGGTGTAAGAGTGTATCGGGTTCTGATCGTTTGAGGTCTGCCCATCGCCAAAGTCCCAGGACCAGGAGGTCGGGTTGTTGATCGACTGGTCGATGAAACTTACCCGCATCGGCACCTTGTACTGTTCATAGGGTGCATAGGTGGGGATAAAGTCGGCTTTCGGGGACATCCCGATATTGATATAGCTCGTCTTGGTCTCGGTATCCTTTCCGTTATCATTCCTTGCGGTCAGGGTAACGGTGTAGACTCCCTTGAGCTGGTAGACATGGTTCGGGTTCTGTTCTGTGGAAGTTGCTGCATCCCCGAAGTCCCATGCCCATGAAGTGGGGGAGTTTGTGGACTTGTCCGTGAACTTTATCGTGTCCATCTGGTTGGCTGAGACCGGTGTCCCGGCAAAATCCGCAACAGGGACGCCGCCGATGTTCACAACCTGGGTCGAGGTATCAGAGTCAATATCCCGGGAGATCGTGAGCTTGACATCGAATGCACCCCCGGTGGTAAACGTGTGGGTGGGGTTCTGCTCTGTTGAAGTTGCACCATCGCCGAAATCCCATTTCCATGATGTTGGATTACCGATGGACACATCAGTGAATTTCACAGCAAGGGGTGCCTTGCCTGAGTTCGGGTTTGCCATGAACTTTGACTTGAGGCCCCCGATGGCATTGATGTATTTGACTTTCGTGACATCCGATATGCCGTAATCATTGGTCACGGTAAGGATGACGTTGTACACGCCGGCATTCCGGTACGTGTGGACCGGGTTCTGTTCGGAGGAAGAGATCCCGTCCCCGAAATCCCACTGCCATTTCGTAACCTGTCCCTTGGTCAGGTCGGTGAATTTTACCGCAAGCGGGACATTACCCGATGTCGGGCTGGCCACAAAATCGGGAGCCGGCGCCATACCGATCGAGATAAAATCCTTCTTTATCGCCGTGCTGGTACCGTACTGGTTCGTTACGGTCAGCTTGACCGTGTAGGTTCCCCTCGCATTGTACATGTGGCTGGGGTTCTGTTCCGTTGAGGTTGCACCATCGCCGAAATCCCAGGAATACGAAAGCGGGGTTGATCCGAGGGAATTATCCACGAAATCAACTCTGGTCGGTATCGTTGAGAATGCATAGTGCGCATCAAATTGCGCGACCGGGCTCAGACCAACAACAATGTAGCCAGTCTGTGCGCTGTCCGCTGCCATAACCCCGGGGACTGCCAGGGCCAGGAGTATCAAAACTCCTGTTATGAAGAAAAAACTACCGGTTCTCATACTGATCACCAGAGAACCTTATTCTTGGTATCATATTTAATTCCATCCCTGATCGTGAAGTGGTACTAGGGAAATAAACATGCAGGACCAGAAGAGGTTCAGGGTCGGATAGTGGCCGGCAGGAAAAACGGAAAAAGAACTGTTCAGATGATATGACTCGTCAGGTCCTTTGTTATCATCCAGTCGCAGTACTTGCAGTGAAGTCCTTTTTGTGTCACTTCGAACTTGGTTGTTATCGGCTCACTCGTATTGGAGATACAGCCGGGGTTCGGGCAGCGGACGATTCCTTCGATAACATCCGGGATCTCCACGCCTTTCTTCTCCCAGACTTTGAAGTTGCGGATGATATTGATGGTGGCATGGGGCGAGATGAGTGCAATGCGGTTGACTTCCTCTTTTGAGAGTTCGCGGTTGGTCAGTTTCACGATATCCTTTCTCCCCATGTTCCGGCTCGGGACGTTTGTTGCAATGGAGAGAGCTTCCTGCGTTGCGCCGGTGATCCCGAGGATCTTGACCACATTGAGGGCCTCTCCGCCGTCGATGTGATCGATCACGGTGCCGTTCTTGATCCTCCGGACAAGGAGCCCCTCGTTTTCGGCAGCCTCGCTCGTCTTCATTTCATCACCTGGAGAAGCATG
This region includes:
- a CDS encoding DUF116 domain-containing protein, translated to MDFDYATWNHLMYLIGEITVLLILGAVAIAFVLVVISLYSIRKGKLYFPRVIKAGLVFLEGWMKAMFRLLGLEDREMFAFFIKLHNSMNTADFKRIPVNERAVFMPQCLRSSQCPAHLTPEGLKCRSCGQCSVGEARVLLERLGYRIFIVPGSSFIKRMVKKYRPKAIIGVGCLAEVKEGIDMADKMGLVVMGVVTLKEGCVETIVNWPDVYEVAILGIDPALIPEDLHVLAN
- the mtnA gene encoding S-methyl-5-thioribose-1-phosphate isomerase — its product is MTEGTKTLWWDATSQSIRYIDQTVLPGEFTIIECTSVDRLATAIRRLEIRGAPALGVAGAYGVALAAVACTKEDPRVFAGEVQAAAALLRSTRPTAINLAWGIDRVLKKIMPVDDIRTARQIAIKDAEAIAREDTECCHAIGKHGAALLPDTCTVLTHCNAGALACSSWGTALGVIRSAVEEGKNVRVISCETRPLLQGARLTAWELAQDGIDVTTITDSMAAHFMRAGAIDAVVVGADRITRDAVFNKIGTYMHAVCASHHKIPFYVVAPLSTFDKDKCERDVVIEERGREEVTTMGNRVFVPDRAHVRNPAFDATPMELVTAIVTEHGVVRPPLDIPALLSRTGTI
- a CDS encoding CoB--CoM heterodisulfide reductase iron-sulfur subunit A family protein, producing the protein MGNVVVIGAGIAGIQAALDIAGHGIHVDLVEREPTIGGHMAQLDKTFPTNDCSMCILSPKMVDVSRHPNITIHTCTEVENIEGEVGHFRVTLKKHPRYIDEDACTGCGDCIEICPVEVYNRFDAGIGVRKAIYKPHPQVVPDLVIKDPEHCIECGLCYDECGPGAVLRKDSDKTHVVEAASIVITTGYSVFDAGTKSQFGHLVLPDVVSSMELERMINASGPTGGKIRRLSDGKIPESIIFVQCVGSRDMTVKRPWCSCVCCMQALKNAMLIKEKNPQMEITICYMDIRSYGKGYEEYFERAKALGIRFLRGMPSDVLPDKNGMILQVENSETAEVQTLHPDLVVLSVGIGPASGTAEIAGKFGIPVEDSGFLRPVNDAVDTVGTIRPGIYVAGTATAPRDIPDTVASGESAAMRAYIDAIRTRST
- a CDS encoding gamma carbonic anhydrase family protein, producing the protein MHMDTKVSGVPLFQAENATVIGDVTLGRQVGIWFGAVIRADKDRISIGDRSNIQDNCVVHTSKGFPVTIGNDVSVGHGAILHGCTIESQVLVGMGAIVLNGAKIGKKTVIGAGAVVTEGMIVPEGSVVLGVPGKVLKQASDAQKEHILKNAASYVELAGDYASHG
- a CDS encoding phosphopantetheine adenylyltransferase is translated as MKVMVGGTFDPLHDGHKQLLGRSFELAGSGGQVTIGLTTDAFASRKVHPIRSFSVRKNELEDFITRSGYPASWHIDPLNDRFGPAIDADFDAIVVSEETLPVAVEINKLRREKGAKKVDIHQISCVLADDGRWISSTRIYRGEIDIHGHLLH
- a CDS encoding PKD domain-containing protein gives rise to the protein MAADSAQTGYIVVGLSPVAQFDAHYAFSTIPTRVDFVDNSLGSTPLSYSWDFGDGATSTEQNPSHMYNARGTYTVKLTVTNQYGTSTAIKKDFISIGMAPAPDFVASPTSGNVPLAVKFTDLTKGQVTKWQWDFGDGISSSEQNPVHTYRNAGVYNVILTVTNDYGISDVTKVKYINAIGGLKSKFMANPNSGKAPLAVKFTDVSIGNPTSWKWDFGDGATSTEQNPTHTFTTGGAFDVKLTISRDIDSDTSTQVVNIGGVPVADFAGTPVSANQMDTIKFTDKSTNSPTSWAWDFGDAATSTEQNPNHVYQLKGVYTVTLTARNDNGKDTETKTSYINIGMSPKADFIPTYAPYEQYKVPMRVSFIDQSINNPTSWSWDFGDGQTSNDQNPIHSYTSEGTYTVSLTVKNAFGTDTKTRKDLITVGKGAAVDFVADKTVVGVGRIVTFTDLSKNSPTDWVWEFGDGSVGTGSKPDHAYRAIGTYDVTLTASNPSVTNTATKRAYITVLNIPRADFIADKTRGGSPLTVKFTDDSSGSPTAWKWDFGDGVTSAEQNPQHTYTTLGVYTVSLTASNANGQDTTAKVGYIVTTLAPVADFTADRQQGKAPFIVQFKDISTGNPTKWSWDFGDGTSSSEQNPRHIYLREGAYDVSLTATNEYGSDTMFKSGNAAPAAAQPAVTTTPAIAQTTVAAVSDTPAAPAAPKATPTKSPMPTTVTIAALSIGLLAAVGLTRK
- the pyrI gene encoding aspartate carbamoyltransferase regulatory subunit; the protein is MKTSEAAENEGLLVRRIKNGTVIDHIDGGEALNVVKILGITGATQEALSIATNVPSRNMGRKDIVKLTNRELSKEEVNRIALISPHATINIIRNFKVWEKKGVEIPDVIEGIVRCPNPGCISNTSEPITTKFEVTQKGLHCKYCDWMITKDLTSHII